One genomic window of Pirellulales bacterium includes the following:
- a CDS encoding VTT domain-containing protein: MAVFQWIIEHVKWLMSLARPENLRAIVNPEWAPWAGYAILGAIVFSETGLLVGFFLPGDSLLFAAGFLASQDVFNIVVLDLVLIPAAICGDACNYFLGRQLEEHVFEKGRLRFVKHEYLMSAKAFYEKHGGKAIVLAKFVPIVRTFTPFVAGVARMTYRRFLMFNVLGAGSWILLMTWAGYWLGRFAWIKDHFELVVLGIVLVSVLPVLLGIFRAWRGEELLHGDERPAD, from the coding sequence GTGGCGGTTTTCCAGTGGATCATCGAGCACGTCAAATGGCTGATGAGCCTGGCTCGTCCGGAAAACTTGCGCGCCATCGTCAATCCAGAGTGGGCTCCTTGGGCCGGTTACGCCATCCTCGGCGCCATCGTCTTTAGCGAAACGGGGCTGTTGGTCGGCTTTTTTCTGCCGGGCGATTCCCTGCTGTTTGCCGCCGGGTTTTTAGCCAGCCAGGATGTATTCAACATCGTCGTGCTCGATCTGGTATTAATTCCGGCGGCCATTTGCGGCGACGCCTGCAATTATTTTCTCGGGCGGCAACTGGAAGAACATGTGTTCGAAAAGGGTCGCTTGCGCTTCGTCAAGCATGAGTACTTGATGTCCGCCAAAGCGTTCTACGAAAAACACGGCGGTAAGGCGATTGTGCTGGCCAAATTCGTGCCGATTGTGCGCACCTTTACGCCGTTTGTGGCCGGCGTTGCGCGCATGACGTACCGCCGCTTTTTAATGTTCAATGTGCTGGGCGCCGGCAGTTGGATTTTGCTGATGACCTGGGCCGGCTATTGGCTGGGGCGCTTTGCGTGGATTAAAGATCATTTCGAGCTGGTGGTGCTGGGCATCGTGTTGGTAAGCGTTTTGCCGGTGCTCTTGGGCATTTTTCGCGCTTGGCGCGGCGAAGAACTGCTCCACGGCGACGAACGCCCGGCAGATTAA
- a CDS encoding MFS transporter, which translates to MAELNLEPPAKIDLHPGPWYREMTAHCWFVLIVAAMAWLFDCLDQHLFNQARRPAMEELLSGTGANATAYGYYVTGIFLLGWGTGGIFFGALGDKIGRAKTLIVCILLYSVCTGLIFFSHAFWDFAVFQLMTGLGIGGVFAVGVALVAETVPSSARAGALGLLQALSTVGNALAAVIGYAFGLLAVPHAWRWMFVVGALPAAMVVLVQRKVHEPELWLKAKAEGKLAGSLLGSLGKLFSDPRWRKNAIIGLVLGCAGIVGFWGVGVFSNDLVRTVLKDSLASKHLEPADLDSQLTTWVAINLFMMQIGGFTGMMLYARLARVLGRKPTFAIAFVLAFLATVLEFQGMTSHYQVFWLTPIMGFCQLGIFALYAIYFPELFPTSLRATGTSFCYNFGRFVAAAGAFIQGYYALSQASSKPVDTLRSIGTWTALVYLVGILALPFAPETKGKLLPE; encoded by the coding sequence ATGGCCGAATTGAATTTGGAGCCGCCGGCGAAAATCGATCTGCATCCCGGGCCGTGGTATCGGGAGATGACCGCGCACTGCTGGTTCGTGCTGATTGTCGCGGCCATGGCCTGGCTGTTCGATTGCCTCGATCAGCACTTGTTCAACCAGGCGCGCCGCCCCGCCATGGAAGAATTGCTCTCCGGAACCGGCGCCAATGCTACGGCCTACGGTTATTATGTGACCGGCATTTTTCTCTTGGGCTGGGGCACCGGCGGCATTTTCTTTGGTGCTTTGGGCGATAAAATCGGCCGCGCCAAAACGCTTATCGTTTGTATTTTGCTGTACTCGGTCTGCACCGGACTCATTTTCTTTTCCCACGCATTTTGGGATTTCGCCGTTTTTCAATTGATGACCGGCCTGGGCATTGGCGGCGTGTTTGCCGTCGGCGTAGCCTTGGTGGCCGAAACGGTCCCCTCGTCTGCCCGCGCCGGCGCGCTCGGTTTGCTGCAGGCCCTTTCCACGGTCGGCAATGCGCTGGCGGCCGTCATCGGTTATGCCTTTGGGCTGCTTGCCGTGCCGCATGCCTGGCGATGGATGTTCGTCGTCGGCGCGCTGCCGGCGGCCATGGTTGTTTTAGTCCAACGCAAAGTCCACGAACCAGAACTCTGGCTCAAAGCCAAGGCCGAAGGCAAACTCGCCGGCAGTTTGCTCGGCTCGCTGGGAAAATTGTTTTCCGATCCTCGCTGGCGAAAAAACGCCATCATCGGCCTGGTGTTGGGCTGCGCCGGCATTGTCGGCTTTTGGGGCGTCGGCGTGTTCAGCAACGATTTGGTCCGCACCGTGCTTAAAGATTCGCTCGCTTCCAAACACTTGGAACCGGCGGATCTCGACAGCCAGCTCACCACCTGGGTCGCCATCAATTTGTTCATGATGCAAATCGGCGGCTTCACCGGCATGATGCTCTACGCTCGCTTGGCCCGCGTCCTGGGCCGAAAGCCGACCTTTGCCATTGCCTTCGTCCTGGCGTTTCTGGCCACGGTCCTGGAATTCCAGGGCATGACTTCGCATTACCAGGTCTTCTGGCTCACGCCGATCATGGGCTTTTGCCAACTTGGAATTTTCGCGCTGTATGCGATTTACTTCCCCGAACTTTTCCCGACCAGCCTCCGGGCGACGGGCACCTCGTTTTGCTACAACTTCGGCCGATTCGTGGCGGCCGCCGGCGCGTTCATTCAAGGCTATTACGCCCTCAGCCAGGCGTCGTCCAAACCGGTCGATACGCTTCGCAGCATCGGCACGTGGACGGCGCTGGTGTACCTTGTCGGCATTCTCGCCCTACCCTTCGCCCCGGAAACGAAAGGCAAGCTGCTGCCGGAATAA